From Cervus elaphus chromosome 10, mCerEla1.1, whole genome shotgun sequence:
AGGCAGCCCGGCCCGCGCTGTCTGCAGCTGGTTCTTGGCTTTCTCAGCACGTTGGTGCTCACAGCGGTCCGAGGGCAGAGTCCCTGCCCACCCGTCCTGGGTGTCAGCTCTTGGCTCCGGGCAGGCTCACGGCGGTGGTCTGCGTGGCCTGTGACCAGCGCAGAGCTTCCTCTGCATGTTTCCCGTAGTTCCTGGTGCCCCTGGAGTTCGCTGGGGTGCCCGGGGCGCCCTCGGGCACCGTTTGGGAACTGCACGTGCGCTGAGGCAGCAGCAGGGCGCTCGGCCGGGGGCAGGGCCGCACGGTGGTTAGCGCTCACAGGCGGGTCCGGGGGCCGCAGGGCGACAGGCAGAAGGCGGGCACGTCGCTTGCCGCAGCGCTGTTTCTCCTCCGTGGGCGACTCAGTCCCCCGTCTCCAAACTCGGCGGCTGGACTCGCCGCACATGCCCCAGGCCGCCCTGCTCTCAGCAGCCCCTGAGCCGTTCTGCCCCAGTGCCCGTCTCAGACGGCCCCTCGCTGCCCGGCTCCCCTCCTGCCCGTGCCCACGGCCCCTGCCTGCAGGGCCCGGGAGCCACGGCGCGGCGCCCGGCTCGTGCCTCATTTCTGCCTTCCTTCCGTGGACGTTGTTGCGGCCTCGCTGCAGAGCCTTTGGCGGGAGCGACCCGGTGCTGAAGTTCCCTAAAGTCCCTTACGGGGCATCTTGCACGCGTCTGTCCGTGTGCGGGGCAGAGGGAGCAGCCCCCGTGGCCCCTGGCGGTGGGGGGActgcagggcaggggtgggaagccgctctggggctggggacgcggggTGTCTGTGCTGCTTGTCCCCCGCTGCCCCTCAGCTGGCCCGCCCCCTCCTCCCGCAGATGAGCAAGGTGTGGAACGACCTGCAGCCCAAGCTTCGCTGCCTCTTCGTGGGACCGCCCGGCGCCCCGGCCCCCCCGCGGCCCCCCCAGGACGGCCTGTCTGCTCACTAGTGCCCGGGGGCTCGGGGACAGCTCGGCGCCCTCACTAAAACCTCTTTCCGAACGGTGTGTCCCTGTTTGATTCCCTCAGTCggtgcccgcccccaccccaaggGTCCGTGTGTTGGGCTGACGCCCCCTGCAGGGGGCCGCCGGCGGGGCCAGGGGTCCAGGTAGCGGTGGCTCCCCTCCCTCTCGGGGAGCAAGGCCGGGGCCGCCTGGGGTGTGCGCGGTGGCCGGCAGCCTGGTGGTGGGAGTGGGTTGGTCCCTGGAGCGGGTTCCCCCACGTACCCCGGGGAGCGCCCTGGCGGCCCTGGCGTGTGTGTGCCTGCCTCCACGCTCACATCCACGTGCCCGCCGGGCTGGGGCGGGGGAGACAGAGGGACCGCGGTGTCTGGGGGCTCCGGAGCTGGTGCCTCCGCCTTGGGTCTGTCCAGGTTCAGACGGCTGCCGTCCCGCCTTGGGCGGGCCAAGGCTGGCCGCGCAGTGGGCGCGGGCATGTCTGCTGGTGACCTCTCCTCTTCGGAGCAACGGGACCCCCTTCCAGCCTCCCTTCCGCTCACTCCGGCTGGGCGTCTGAGCCCAGTGGGGTTGTGTCCGCCTGGGGCCAGGTGTTTCTGCTCTGGACCCTCGACGTGGAAGCCAGGCCTGGAACCCGCCTGCCCCAAGCCCTCACGGCTCTCtgctcgggggtggggggggggtggttggaGCAGGGTGACTGCAGGGGAGGGCTCCCGAGGGTTTCTCGGGAACATGCGCCTGGTTTGGGGTCTGCCCTCCATCTGAGGTCCACATGTAGGGCCTGGAGGCTCTGGAAGACGGGTGGGCATCCCTGCGAGTTGACGCACGTCTGATGCAGGATGCAGCGTGTCCCGCCCTGGCCTGGGCCCGCCACACGTGGGTCCTGCCGGTGCCCCCAGAGCAACCTTGGTGTGAGCCGACGGCCCCCGAGGCCCTGGGCCAGCAGCacaggttgggggcggggggggcatcTCCCCACACGGGTCACCGGGCGAGTTCTGGCACCAAAGACTCGAGATCCTGTTCCGGGGTGACCGCTCCTGGAGGACTGGGTCCCACGTGGACACGGGGAGCACGCACTTCTTTAGgggctgcgggggtgggggggggggcgcttcCTAGTCCGCATCCTCCTCACCCAGGAGAGGTGGCATCAGGAGGCTGGGGGCGATGGGGGCATGCTCTGTCCCCCTGCCGGCAGCTGGGGACGAAGGCGCCTTTTCCCCGGaacccccgcccccctccccaccctgggctgCTGGATGCGGGCTTTCTGATTAGTGTTTGCCGGGGGAGAGCGAGGAGAGGCTGCTCCTGGACTGAGGTCCCCACACCCTCTGCGTCCTTCTTGCTCCCAGGCTTTCCTCGCCCCCAGGGAGAGCCTGGCCGCGCCCGGGAAAGGACACCCGTTCTGTGACCCCAGCGGGAGCCCCGGTCCCTCCGCGGTCCGGGAGGACTAAGCGTGGCCTCGTGGGGTGTGCCCTCAGGCCACGTCCCTACAGCCTGTGTCTGGTGGACTCGGTGTGACTCAGCCGCGGCCTAGTTGCTGGGCGAAGCCGTGGAGGGGGGGACTCGGCCGAGCCCCGGCCGCCGGAGCTCAGGGCGGCCCTGCATCTGAGGCCTTTTTTCTTGCTTTGTGCGAGTCGGTTTATGTATGAAGCACTTTATGAGGCTGCAGGAGTCAATGACCACCACATCCAATTAACTGGAATTGTTTACAAATGAGCTACATTCCGAGATTTTTATCAGTGAACTTACAGGAACAACTAtcattaaacatatttataaaagcTGCGTCAGGCTATGAGTCTGTGTGTGACAGATTGATGACCCTCCCGCGCCCCCCCCAGGGGTCCGAAGCCAGGATGGGAACAGCCTGCCTCGGGGGCGGGAGGGCAACCAGCTGATGGCAGATGAGACTGGGGTGTGAGCCCTGGGCACTGACCGGCCCTCGGCTTCCCCTtatctggggtgggtgggggtgggaggagacggCCCCTAGCACACCCTGGGACCCCTCACACATCCCCGCGGGCCTCCCAAGCCAGCCGGGCCCTTGCCCTTTGGGCCCGTGTCTCTGCCCATCCTTGTCTGATGATGCAGGTCACACCCTGGCACGTCTGGAGGCTTCCCGAGGACAGACTGGGCGGGTCATGGTGAGGCCTGGCGGGAAGTGTCAAAAAAGTTTTATTTGCGTTTCCATCCAGCCCTGCTCCAGACAGACTGGAGGCCAGGGCATGGCCAGGCAGGGGTCTCGGGGTCTGAGGGGGCGAGCCGGCGCCGCCCTAGATGGCGTCCACCTCACGGAGTGTGTAGTCCAGGATGGTGTCCTGCCCCTGGAACCTGAAGTAGCCGCGGAACTTCTTCCTCTGAAGCAGCAGCGGGAACCAGTAGCTGTCGTCCGGCCACATGTCCCTGAAGGGGATCTGGTCCAGCCGGAACCACTGTGGGCGCATCTCTGCAGGGGACGAAAAGGCAGTCACCGACGCCAGCCTGGATCTCAGACTGACTTTCTGCGAGGGCTTCGCTGAGTTGCTCCGTGCGAGGGGCTTGGCATCCTGTGCTATTTCACCCGGGCGACGGGACTTTTTACAGCAGAGGAGGGAGCGGGGGGCGTGGGGCCGCCTCTCCCGGCCTGCACTCACCGTCGCTCTCCACAGGCGTGCCCTGGACGCTGTCCGTGCAGAAGACGTGCACGTCCATCAGCTCGGGGTCTCCCGTGAACTCAAACGTGATCTGGCCCACCTTGTGCAGCCTGTCCACGGTCAGCCCGCTCTCCTCCTGCAGCTCCCTGCGGGCAGACGGGCGGGTGGGAGGCGACAGTGAAGTCGAGGCGCCTGCGTCCACGTGGAACCAGAGTGGAGATGAGTGGATGGAGGCGTGGAGAGTGCATGTGTGTGGCCAAGGGGTCGGGTTTGGGACTGCTCTCTCGGGCGCTCAGATGCGCCCCCCACCAGCTGAGCACCCCGGGGGCACAGAGGGGCAGCCCTGGCCTGGCCCCGCGCGGCTGCTTGGTGGTCCCATGGGGGGGAGGGCCGCGCTAGAGCCGGGAGCCCCCACCCGCCCACTCAGCTCCTCCTGCAGCCGCCGGGTCCCGAGCCAAAGCCTTCCTGCCCAGAGTCCCGCTCTGGCCTGCCCTGCGCGGAGCTCCCCATCAGCCCGCAGGTTCCTCTAGCCTCGTTCCCAGAGCAGGGGTGGTTTTACCTCTTCACCAAGCAGACATCCCTGCCCTCCCGCCGAGACCTCATGCCTCATCTGAACTTGATCGTGGGGGAGGAGTTCGGGCCTTCCTCACTGTGCCATCCTTCTcaggacccccaccccccccagttCTCTCCCTGCCCCCTACCTGTGCTGGAGGAGGGGCCGGGGGCTGGTTGCTCCACCTGAGCTCACAAGTCAGCTGATTCACGAGGAAACGAGCATGCCTCCCCTAAACATGCGTGCCTGTTTAACAACACTTCCCCAAGCCGTATACGTGCTGTAGGCATTTCAGCGAACACACGTGGCCTGGTCGCCCAGCAAGAACCCTCATGACCACTGGCATCTTCCCTTCGGGTCTCTGTCCTTCGAAAACTGCAGACAGCACCTGTACCTGGGACCTGTGCTTCTCACACAATCCACGCCTGCAGGAATCCAACCAGTTTCTCTGCCGTGGTGTATCAGAGGATAAGCACCCCACCAGCGCATCGCGAAACCTTCCTGCCTAGCGCCCTTAGGCACAgcctctgccccagcccctcccctggcctGCTTCTCGCCATCTGGGACCGCGCTTTCTGGAGGGTCTGCTGTGGGCTCTGGGGGCCCCACGAGCCCTGCAGCCGTGAAGCTCAGCGCCTGTGTCTCCTGTTAGCGACTCTCACTTCCCCACTGCTCTGAATTTATTTCTGTGGCTGTAAAACTGTTCTAATTATGTCTGACCTTTTAGAGCTGTAGGTTATAAAAAGGTCTCTTTAAGCTCTGATCTCGGAGTTCTGTTAGGAACACAGCGCATAATTACTTCCTGTGCCCACGACTAGGAGTCAGGGAAACCAGTGTGTTCATTAAACATGCACGTTGGGTTAAACGGTCTTATTTAAACAGTCCCCGTCCTGAGCCTAGACTCTGCCCTAACCTCCCCGTGAGGCCAGGAGAGGAACTGGGTCCACCTGCTGCTATTCAGTACGGCCCGAGTGATGTTCCGAAAGCCGGAACGTACTCACTGCAATGATTAATCAAAACTAGACATGACCTAAAAAAATGAGTGTGTTTTTGCTAGTGGGGGTGCAAATGGCTCCCCAATTAGACGTAATAGAAGCACTGAGCGGGGCCTCCCCACCTCTGGCAGCAGGCTGGCGGAGCTTGTTTTTAAAAACGTCACCGACTGATTCACTGTTTTGACTAATTTGGGTTCATCTTCCCCGAGTCCATGGGGGGGCATGAAATATCAGTCATCTCCTCGGTGTCAGAGCCAAGGCTCCGTTTCAGGCCTGGATAATCAGGCAGCCGGAGATGATACTGTTCCAGTTCTGCTAATGTGTCTGATTGCATCTCTGGGATGTTCCCCAGATGGCAGGCAGGGAATAGGACGAGTGACACTTTAAACCAAGCCGTGGACAGCCGAGCGCCCCGGTGGGAGCGGGGCGGAGGTGCGGGACCCTGTGGTCCGGAGCCCGCTGCGGAGCTTGAGAGCCCGCCTGCTCTCTCTCCCCCAGCCCGGCCTGCGGGAGTTCTCTGAACACCACGCTCTGCGTCCTCACCAGCTCTGGGAACGCTGGCCAGGACGGCGGGCCTGCTCCACACCCAGAGCCCGAACCTGGCTGCAAGGTGCCGCTGGCCCCCACGTGCCAGCAACTGACCCCCCCAGGAGGAGAATGCATCTTCCTTGGGGCTCAAGTGGCCCCCCCCAAGTATGTCCTGCACACAGGAAGACAGAGCCAGCCCCACATGCCACCTGAGTCTGCAGGTGAGTGAGGAGTGCACGTTAACCCAGGCCCTGAAGTGGGGCCCACCCTGGAACCCCAAAGGGCAGGGCACCTGACACCAAGGCTGCCGAGACCTTGCCCGTCAGAGCGGGGCCGCCACTGAGCAGCTACACGCACGGGCCAGGAAAGGAGCCAGAGCCGCCCCAGGGGCCGGGGGGCTGACTGCAGAGCTGGGCGCACGGCGCTGCGGCCTCGTGGAGCGGGTCTCAGCCTCTGCCTTGGGCATGGGGACGTGCCACCGTCTGACCTCCCACCTGCAGGGGCTCCACAGTCCTTTGTCAAGGGGTGTCCTGACGCGGGGGGCAGGGATGGGAAGGAGGCGATGGACCAGACCGTGTGGGCTCAATGGATGACACAGGGTGTTGAATTTATCCCCACGAGCCTGAGGGGCAAGAAGGCAAAGAGGCTAAAGTCTGGagggctgtgtgacctcgggcctGCTCCgtgtctctgggcttcagttcttGCTCATGGGAATGTAGTTGGTGTCGAGGAAGAACGGAGACTGTCAGTGAAAGGTCCCAGATACGCTCATCATCAGCTCCCCTGAACCAATGAAGAAGCCAAGTGACTGGCCAGCCCCTTGGCTAGAAAGAAGAAACCATGACTTTTCCAcccaaaccaccaccacacagCAGTAAGCCAAGGTATACTCGGCCTGGACCACGTGCCAGGCCCCGTTCAGTCCTCACGCTTATTTTCTCActaaatcctcacaacaatcctaagaggtagttgtggtggtggtggtttagttgctaagttgtgtatgactcctgtgaccccatgaactttagcctggcaggctcttttgtccatgggattctccaggcaagaatactggagtgggttgccatttccttctccagggaatattcctgacccagggatagaactcaggtctcctgtattgtaggcgctctcctgcattgcaggtggattctttgctgactgagccaccagggaaaccaagagGTCGTAGATACTATTATCCCCAcattgcagatgaagaaactgaggctcaaggatTCAGCCTGTGCTCCAGGTCACATGGCTCTGAGTGGTCAGGGGTCTGGCTCTACAGCCTGAATCCTTGTCCCCTGTGGAAGCTGGCTCTGCAGTCGGGcctgcccctcccctcacctCTTGGCCCCGTCCTCGATGGTCTCTCCTTCTTGAACTTTGCCCCCAAAGCCGTTCCACCGGCCGGCCCCGAAGCCTCGTTTCTTCATGCCCAGGAGGACTCGCTGAGGCTGCAGCACCAGGACCAACGTGTAGAGCCTTGAGGTGCGCATGGTGCCCGTGGGTTCTGTGAGGAAGGCAAGGGGCTGGGTCAGCTTGATTTGGGGTGTGGACAGGGTGTGGATGGAAGCATGGGCATTTTGGTGGCCAGGTGGACTGGAAATGTGTCCTGGAGAGCAGGGAGAGGTGACGGCCAAGTTCTGCCCGATGTGGCAGATTTTCTGGGGCAGATGGAGACCTGGCCCCCCGACCCAGTGGCATCAGCCCTGGGCCCTTTGCTTGCTGGGGTGATGCAGGTCAGGCAATGGCCAGGTCGACCCTGCCTCTCTCCTTAGCGCAGGGCTGTTCTTGCTCCTGCGTCCACATCTAAGCCCACCTGGCATGAAATGAACCATGCTTTTTACCCAATGGTTCTTGCGTCTGGCTTTTGGTCTTGGCCTTTTCATTATGAGGCCTTCTGGTTATTGGGTTCTGGTTTCTGCCTCCCTGCAGCAGCAGACCCCCAGATTCCCAAGAAAGGTACAGCTCTGATCGTGGAGAGCCCACCCAGCGAGGCCTGGTCTGTCTCCCCTGCTATGACAGGTTTTCAGGTTCTGCTCACAACCACTGCTGCTCTGGGACCTGGTGCTCAGGGCCTGGAACGCCGCTCCtgcctgaatgtgtgtgtgtgtgtgtgtagggtccAGAGAAAGACCTGCAGGGGACATCTGGTCACTGCTGGAGACATGCTGGAGGTCCAGGACCGTGCTCCCTGTCCACCCATCCTCATCCTGGTCTGGGGCCCACACTGGACAAGAGGCAGGATTCGGGACCAGGGATGCTCCTGGGAAGTTACGGTGTCCGAGAACAGGGACTGAGGCCTAGGTCCCGGTGCTGGCGGCCGGTTGTGCAGAAGTGGGTCTCTGGGTCCAGCTTCCCTTTAACCTGTGGACTTTGTCATGTTGCTGACCTGTTACGGTGCAAAGCCCTGACTTCCTAAATTAGTTAGGAATCTCAGCTGTCAGTTATTAGGCACGGATCATATACTTTCCAAAACGTATCCCACTTAACAGACCCAACAACCCTGTGAGCTGAGACTTGGCTTCTGTTTTCAgccaaggaaactgaagctcagaaaagcTAAGTCTGACAGAAAATCAAACTCCAGAGCCAGTACCGAACTCTGGGTCTACCTGCTGTGGAAGTCCAGTTGGCCACAGCCTTGGCACTACCGTCAGGCGGGTCCCCAGGGTGCCCACTTGACGTCAGGGGCCAGGCGGACCCCTTTCTCAGCAGGGTGTCCTCTGAGCGGGATCACCGGTCCACTGAGGCCCGTGACTAGGGCTTAAAGAGACAACACGCCGTCGAGCGCCAGGCTCGGCTCCTGTATCTGGTCGCCCGTGTAGGGCCTCCAGCTGCCCTCCGGCGGGTCCCAGGCCCATCCCCGGCGGCCGCATACCCTGCTCACCTGTGCTCTCGCACCCGCGCTCACCCAGGCCCCGGCACTGAGCGCGCCTTTCGAACCCACGCGCCGTTTCCGGGGGCGTGGCCTCGGGCCGGAAGTGAGACCGGCACTTCCGGTGG
This genomic window contains:
- the NUDT1 gene encoding 7,8-dihydro-8-oxoguanine triphosphatase, producing the protein MRTSRLYTLVLVLQPQRVLLGMKKRGFGAGRWNGFGGKVQEGETIEDGAKRELQEESGLTVDRLHKVGQITFEFTGDPELMDVHVFCTDSVQGTPVESDEMRPQWFRLDQIPFRDMWPDDSYWFPLLLQRKKFRGYFRFQGQDTILDYTLREVDAI